A single genomic interval of Paracoccus contaminans harbors:
- a CDS encoding helix-turn-helix domain-containing protein: MLADAAGLHRTYIGSVERCERNISIDNIARVAAAFGVSPDALLRDNEDE; the protein is encoded by the coding sequence GTGCTCGCCGACGCTGCCGGGCTTCACCGAACCTATATCGGGTCGGTCGAGAGATGTGAACGAAACATCTCCATAGACAACATCGCTCGTGTCGCCGCCGCCTTCGGGGTGTCTCCGGATGCTCTGTTGAGGGACAATGAGGACGAATAG
- a CDS encoding plasmid recombination protein — translation MAKPPLNEIAKGNPRAASTRLALLNVARLAGQRKHDLRIGAKQPAYIDPDRKELNRFLIPHATPAAMRTLCEGRRAIRDTRRKMKRNAAVAAGGIITFGAEAAALFAALKPEQQDAAFIDLAHEIAERLNTTLHGLTVHLDESTIHAHYQLAAYDKDGVPLSRSTAPRVMSCLQDLTAEVMARHCPGIERGHRYGERIENGADFRDTLHRSVQELHRDLPRDLAAKRAEVEELAAAVADAQARVDEIEARVSKLREKAELSDREAKRLATYEKRLADRVAELEAAQAAAESAKSEADRLAGIARQEAQTAAQTRDEATAEAEAARATAARVVGALTVLAEEAAAGTISRNPETGRVQALNPEGLKSGYPELRPAVIATADAMTAKKRLEVEAAADRRKAAKELEEAEAARKAAEDAWEEVRGLRKRLRNALRAIKSWLTRPDLPTAAKCAGEALVKVIEEEPRMTDNINEALSP, via the coding sequence ATGGCGAAGCCACCACTTAATGAGATTGCCAAAGGCAATCCCCGTGCCGCGTCAACGCGGCTGGCCCTTCTTAATGTTGCCCGCCTCGCGGGTCAACGAAAACATGACCTGCGGATTGGCGCGAAGCAGCCCGCTTATATCGATCCCGACAGGAAAGAGCTTAATCGGTTCCTCATCCCTCACGCGACACCGGCGGCAATGAGAACGCTATGTGAAGGGCGACGCGCAATCCGGGACACGCGGCGCAAGATGAAGCGCAACGCGGCGGTGGCAGCAGGCGGGATCATCACGTTCGGGGCGGAGGCGGCGGCTCTTTTTGCCGCGTTGAAGCCGGAACAGCAGGACGCCGCTTTCATCGATCTGGCGCACGAGATCGCGGAACGGCTTAACACCACGCTTCACGGCCTGACCGTTCATCTGGACGAGTCGACGATCCACGCTCACTATCAACTTGCGGCCTACGACAAGGACGGGGTGCCGCTCTCGCGGTCCACGGCCCCGCGCGTCATGTCATGTCTTCAAGACCTGACGGCGGAGGTGATGGCCCGCCATTGCCCCGGGATCGAGCGGGGGCACAGATACGGCGAGCGGATCGAGAACGGAGCGGATTTCCGGGACACGCTTCACCGCTCCGTGCAGGAACTCCATCGTGACCTTCCCCGCGATCTGGCGGCGAAGCGCGCGGAGGTGGAGGAACTGGCCGCCGCCGTGGCAGACGCGCAAGCGCGCGTTGACGAGATTGAGGCGCGCGTCAGCAAACTGAGAGAGAAGGCCGAACTGTCGGACAGGGAGGCGAAGCGGCTCGCGACATACGAGAAGCGGCTTGCTGACCGAGTGGCGGAACTTGAAGCGGCCCAAGCGGCGGCAGAGAGCGCCAAGTCCGAGGCTGACCGGCTCGCCGGGATCGCCCGTCAGGAGGCCCAGACGGCGGCGCAGACGCGTGATGAGGCGACGGCGGAGGCCGAGGCGGCCAGGGCGACGGCCGCGCGCGTCGTGGGGGCTTTGACCGTTCTCGCGGAGGAAGCCGCCGCCGGAACGATCTCGCGCAACCCCGAAACAGGCAGGGTTCAGGCGCTAAACCCGGAGGGCCTGAAATCGGGTTATCCCGAGTTGAGACCCGCCGTGATCGCCACCGCCGACGCGATGACCGCCAAGAAGCGTCTCGAAGTAGAGGCCGCAGCAGACCGCCGCAAGGCCGCCAAAGAACTTGAAGAGGCAGAGGCGGCTCGCAAGGCGGCGGAAGATGCGTGGGAGGAGGTGAGGGGCCTCCGTAAGCGTCTTCGCAACGCTCTGCGGGCTATCAAGTCTTGGTTGACGCGTCCTGACCTCCCCACCGCTGCGAAATGCGCCGGGGAGGCGCTTGTGAAGGTGATCGAAGAGGAACCACGCATGACCGATAATATCAACGAAGCATTAAGCCCATAA
- a CDS encoding PBECR2 nuclease fold domain-containing protein, which produces MKHVCFAEADHPVRRAADQLIALLAPIGEARLRAVRTAVLADGADEAMRNLLELAAIWTPDAQAHHIGKALELMALTGRGEVLDELAETAGFAGEAEGIGQSFDEQLAFLKQKQPQQTDTWTDLMRGQHDRAFVIAGAKDAAMLDDFFTAVQQAATDWDRDAFAARFDEIVDKYGWSYNGGREWRIRTIFETNLRTSYMAGRLKQMRAPAVVKMRPYWQYRHGENGTPLNPRPQHVSWDGLVLMHDDPWWDVHFPPNDWLCSCGVRTLSERDLARLKKTGPDLAPETRTRPIVDRQTGKVIDQPDGVGYGWDYAPGDHWTKGLVPSVLIKEGTERAGKSIVAIDQPSPLDQLIAARRPLPPQPAVFDFASFDPAFGFDEEGYEAAAQFLNAFGLSAMDQERLVEDVAGHRIAISADLFRQRDGTSKTGKRDRTSFTPWLPHAILDPDEIWLQVRRDDAGRMIVGRTYVRVAEIDGETHGLVAGFELAGKWWSPNTTHISADRKGPNVQALKPKRSGKLIWCRSRK; this is translated from the coding sequence GTGAAGCATGTCTGTTTTGCAGAGGCGGACCATCCCGTTCGGCGCGCCGCCGACCAGCTGATCGCACTGCTGGCGCCGATCGGTGAAGCCAGGCTGCGAGCGGTCCGCACCGCCGTTCTTGCCGACGGGGCCGATGAGGCGATGCGGAACCTGCTGGAACTTGCGGCGATCTGGACGCCTGATGCCCAGGCGCATCATATCGGCAAGGCGCTCGAGCTGATGGCGCTGACCGGCCGGGGCGAGGTCCTCGACGAGCTGGCCGAGACGGCGGGCTTTGCCGGCGAGGCCGAAGGGATCGGGCAGAGCTTCGACGAGCAGTTGGCCTTCCTGAAGCAGAAGCAGCCCCAGCAGACCGACACCTGGACCGACCTCATGCGCGGCCAGCACGACCGCGCTTTCGTCATCGCCGGGGCCAAGGATGCGGCGATGCTGGATGATTTCTTCACAGCAGTTCAGCAGGCAGCCACCGACTGGGATCGGGACGCCTTCGCCGCCCGGTTCGACGAGATCGTGGACAAGTACGGCTGGTCATACAACGGCGGGCGTGAGTGGCGCATCCGAACGATCTTCGAGACGAACCTGCGCACCAGCTACATGGCGGGTCGGCTCAAGCAGATGCGCGCGCCGGCAGTCGTGAAGATGCGGCCTTACTGGCAGTATCGCCACGGCGAAAACGGCACCCCGCTGAACCCGCGCCCCCAGCATGTGTCCTGGGACGGGCTGGTGCTGATGCACGACGATCCCTGGTGGGACGTCCACTTTCCCCCGAACGACTGGCTGTGCAGCTGCGGCGTGCGGACCCTGTCCGAGCGCGATCTGGCGCGTCTGAAGAAGACCGGGCCGGACCTGGCGCCGGAAACCCGGACCCGGCCGATCGTCGATCGCCAGACCGGCAAGGTGATCGATCAGCCCGACGGCGTGGGATACGGCTGGGATTATGCGCCGGGCGATCACTGGACCAAGGGGCTCGTGCCGTCGGTGCTGATCAAGGAAGGGACAGAGCGCGCGGGCAAGAGTATCGTCGCGATCGACCAGCCCTCGCCACTGGATCAGCTGATTGCGGCGCGGCGCCCCTTGCCGCCCCAGCCTGCGGTCTTCGACTTTGCCTCTTTCGATCCGGCATTCGGCTTCGATGAAGAGGGGTATGAAGCGGCCGCGCAGTTCCTGAATGCTTTCGGCCTCAGTGCCATGGACCAGGAACGGTTGGTAGAAGATGTGGCAGGCCATCGGATCGCCATCTCGGCCGACCTTTTTCGACAGCGCGACGGGACGTCGAAAACTGGCAAGCGTGATCGCACCAGCTTCACCCCCTGGCTGCCACACGCCATTCTCGATCCCGACGAAATCTGGCTGCAGGTTCGTCGCGACGACGCTGGACGGATGATCGTGGGCCGCACCTATGTGCGTGTGGCCGAGATCGACGGGGAGACTCACGGATTGGTCGCGGGTTTTGAGCTTGCCGGGAAATGGTGGTCGCCGAATACGACGCATATTTCTGCCGACAGGAAAGGTCCTAACGTGCAAGCATTGAAGCCCAAGCGTTCAGGAAAACTCATCTGGTGCAGAAGCAGAAAATGA
- a CDS encoding SOS response-associated peptidase has translation MMCNLYSNKLPRDFMATVFQAADRLGNYPAAEEVYPDREAVIVRNGAEGRELVRARWGLPSPPAVLKTARDPGVTNVRNTASPHWRRWLGPEHRCLVPLSAFSEPGRDEQGKHVPVWFALTGGQPAAFAGIEVRGWRSVRKVRDGETTDDLFAFLTTQANAEVAEIHPKAMPVILTEPEHWNTWLRAPWAEAQALCRPLPDGSLRRL, from the coding sequence ATGATGTGCAATCTCTACAGCAACAAGCTGCCGCGAGATTTCATGGCGACGGTGTTCCAGGCGGCGGATCGCCTGGGCAACTATCCCGCCGCCGAGGAAGTCTATCCCGACCGCGAGGCCGTGATCGTGCGGAACGGGGCTGAGGGCCGGGAACTGGTGCGCGCAAGGTGGGGCCTTCCCTCGCCCCCCGCCGTCTTGAAGACGGCCCGCGATCCGGGCGTGACCAACGTGCGCAATACCGCATCGCCGCACTGGCGGCGCTGGCTCGGGCCGGAACATCGCTGCCTTGTGCCCCTGAGCGCGTTTTCCGAGCCGGGGCGCGATGAGCAGGGCAAGCATGTGCCCGTCTGGTTCGCCCTGACGGGCGGCCAGCCTGCGGCCTTTGCTGGGATCGAGGTGCGCGGCTGGCGATCCGTCCGCAAGGTTCGCGACGGCGAGACGACTGACGATCTGTTCGCCTTTCTCACGACCCAGGCCAATGCCGAGGTCGCGGAAATCCACCCCAAGGCGATGCCGGTGATCCTGACGGAACCGGAACACTGGAATACCTGGCTGCGCGCCCCCTGGGCCGAAGCGCAGGCTCTTTGCCGGCCCCTGCCAGACGGATCACTGAGGCGGCTCTAA
- a CDS encoding restriction endonuclease, whose protein sequence is MRTNRFRPHADAEELKRLWPAVCKYQELAARHGIDDIFQDNGGKLLQVLLLLGLTTIPGREGNDAMDAAGLQYELKSVNLNLTGSFSTHHHMNPVIIRKYREVEWIFGVYQNIELKSVYLLSPMDMEPYYTKWEAKWHASGGKDINNPKIPVSYVTSVGKLIWGAAPPKVVRVKRVPTNPRKKPQNPELPDGTE, encoded by the coding sequence ATGAGGACGAATAGGTTTAGGCCACACGCCGACGCGGAAGAACTTAAACGGCTTTGGCCGGCCGTCTGCAAATACCAGGAACTTGCGGCACGACATGGCATCGACGACATCTTCCAAGACAACGGGGGAAAGTTGCTGCAAGTCCTTCTGCTGCTGGGACTGACAACAATTCCGGGCCGGGAAGGAAACGACGCGATGGACGCGGCGGGACTTCAATACGAGTTGAAGTCGGTGAACCTAAACCTGACCGGCTCCTTCTCGACGCATCATCACATGAATCCGGTCATCATCCGGAAATACCGGGAAGTCGAATGGATCTTCGGAGTCTACCAGAATATCGAGCTGAAATCAGTTTATCTGCTCTCCCCGATGGATATGGAGCCTTATTACACGAAGTGGGAGGCGAAATGGCACGCGTCTGGCGGCAAGGACATTAACAATCCGAAGATCCCAGTCTCATACGTCACAAGCGTTGGAAAGCTTATCTGGGGCGCGGCGCCGCCGAAGGTCGTGCGGGTGAAGCGCGTGCCCACCAATCCGCGCAAAAAACCGCAGAACCCAGAACTGCCGGATGGCACGGAATAA
- a CDS encoding phage portal protein family protein, which produces MTKAAAAPAAPIAQSPYGQLTAEQTRLLNTLENIRSSSAVVVPVSTDVKFLEAARSGAVTYSDFLAYWDKEIAICVTGETLTTDIGANGSRAASETHAEILELLVDSDADLLSATLRQSLVAWIVDYNLPGARVPNVWRPRPENELETASVGKAKAETNKARTAALRDALSFLANVEDDAIALELLPHLASVEGLSEAALRKLVEGRAALKGAPVVVPMPEPAPREAGEPPA; this is translated from the coding sequence ATGACGAAAGCCGCCGCTGCACCCGCCGCGCCGATCGCGCAGTCGCCTTATGGCCAGCTGACGGCCGAGCAGACTCGCCTGCTGAACACGCTCGAGAACATCCGCAGTTCCTCGGCCGTGGTGGTCCCGGTCAGCACCGACGTCAAGTTCCTCGAGGCGGCCCGATCCGGGGCGGTGACCTACAGCGACTTCCTGGCCTACTGGGATAAAGAGATCGCGATCTGCGTCACCGGCGAGACGCTGACCACGGACATCGGCGCGAACGGCTCTCGTGCGGCATCGGAAACCCACGCCGAGATCCTCGAGCTTCTGGTTGACAGCGACGCGGACCTGCTGTCGGCCACGCTGCGGCAGTCGCTGGTCGCCTGGATCGTCGATTACAACCTGCCCGGTGCGCGCGTTCCGAATGTGTGGCGCCCGCGGCCTGAGAACGAACTGGAGACGGCCAGCGTCGGCAAGGCCAAGGCCGAGACCAACAAGGCGCGGACCGCGGCCCTGCGCGACGCCCTGTCGTTCCTGGCAAATGTGGAGGACGACGCGATCGCGTTGGAACTGCTGCCGCACCTCGCTTCTGTCGAAGGGCTGAGCGAGGCGGCCCTGCGCAAGCTGGTCGAGGGGCGCGCGGCGCTCAAGGGCGCGCCTGTCGTAGTCCCCATGCCCGAGCCGGCGCCGCGGGAGGCCGGGGAGCCGCCGGCGTGA
- a CDS encoding DNA-methyltransferase yields MTLAYRTHYGQAFVGDSRDLLRGLPDDSVNLVITSPPFALLRKKEYGNAEQHEYVDWLAEFGALVFQKLTPDGSFVIDIGGAYERGVPVRSLYPFRVLLKFVDEIGFSLAEEFYWHNPSKLPSPIEWVNKRKIRTKDSVNTVWWLSKTAWPKANVANVLTPYSERMKKLIEDPAKFYTPKVRPSGHDIGAGFGKDNGGAIPPNLLSFPNSESNGRYMAGCKATGEKGHPARFPGRLPEFFIRFLTDPGDTVLDIFAGSNTTGEVAEREGRRWLAFEERRDYIAASAFRFADEGTDLVDLHRRIMAGEKHVFEQRQSRMAL; encoded by the coding sequence ATGACCCTCGCTTACCGCACACACTACGGCCAGGCCTTCGTAGGCGACTCACGGGACCTCCTCCGGGGCCTGCCCGACGACTCGGTGAACCTTGTCATAACATCGCCCCCGTTCGCCCTCCTTCGGAAGAAAGAGTATGGCAACGCGGAACAGCACGAGTATGTCGATTGGCTGGCGGAGTTTGGGGCCCTTGTTTTCCAGAAACTTACGCCCGACGGCTCGTTCGTCATCGACATAGGCGGAGCCTACGAGCGGGGCGTGCCCGTGCGCTCGCTCTATCCGTTCCGTGTCCTCCTGAAATTCGTGGACGAGATCGGCTTCTCGCTGGCCGAAGAATTTTACTGGCATAACCCTTCAAAATTGCCTTCTCCAATCGAGTGGGTGAATAAGCGTAAGATTCGAACCAAAGACAGCGTGAACACCGTGTGGTGGCTCTCGAAGACGGCATGGCCCAAGGCCAATGTCGCCAATGTCCTTACTCCTTATTCCGAGCGGATGAAGAAATTAATCGAGGACCCGGCAAAGTTCTACACGCCAAAAGTTCGCCCTTCCGGGCACGACATCGGGGCTGGGTTTGGAAAGGACAACGGTGGGGCCATACCGCCCAACCTGCTTTCCTTCCCCAATAGCGAGTCGAATGGCCGGTATATGGCGGGATGTAAGGCCACTGGCGAGAAAGGCCACCCTGCCCGGTTCCCCGGAAGGTTGCCGGAGTTCTTCATCCGATTCTTGACAGACCCCGGAGATACCGTTCTCGACATCTTCGCTGGTTCCAACACGACTGGGGAGGTCGCGGAGCGTGAGGGCCGCCGTTGGCTGGCGTTCGAGGAGAGGCGGGATTACATCGCTGCATCCGCGTTTCGGTTCGCGGACGAGGGAACTGATCTCGTTGACCTTCATCGCCGCATAATGGCGGGCGAAAAGCATGTCTTCGAGCAACGACAGAGCCGAATGGCCCTTTAA